Proteins from one Streptomyces genisteinicus genomic window:
- the glgX gene encoding glycogen debranching protein GlgX, with protein MQVWPGQAYPLGATYDGAGTNFAVHSEAAHRIELCLLHEDGSETAVELRETDAFVRHAYLPGVMPGQRYGFRVHGPYAPEHGRRCNSAKLLLDPYARAVSGSIDWNESVYGYHFGRPDSRNDLDSAPHTMTSVVVNPYFDWGDDRRPRTDYHRTVIYEAHVKGLTMLHPELPPELRGTYAGLAHPAVISHLTELGVTALELMPVHQFVNDHRLVDAGLNNYWGYNTIGFFAPHNAYASWGDRGEQVLEFKQAVKALHQAGIEVILDVVYNHTAEGNHLGPTLSFRGLDNESYYRLTDDRRYYMDTTGTGNSLLMRSPHVLQMIMDSLRYWVTEMHVDGFRFDLAATLARQFHEVDRLSSFFDLVQQDPVVSQVKLIAEPWDVGEGGYQVGNFPPLWTEWNGKYRDCVRDMWRGEPRTLAEFASRLTGSSDLYQDDGRRPLASINFTTCHDGFTLHDLVSYNDKHNEANGENNRDGESHNRSWNCGAEGETEDAGVRELRERQMRNFIATLMLSQGVPMLSHGDEFARTQGGNNNAYCQDNEIAWVRWPDPAEDEEGSLLAFTKTMVWLRRDHPVFRRRRFFHGRPVEGTHDELTDIAWFTPKGEEMVQRDWQAAHAKALTVFLNGHAISEPGPRGERIADDSFLLMFNASADDLDFVVPVNHGDAWQVVVDTARAEGVPPGNGPKVAAGEVLPLTGRSLTVLRRPA; from the coding sequence ATGCAGGTCTGGCCGGGACAGGCGTACCCCCTCGGTGCCACGTACGACGGCGCCGGGACCAACTTCGCGGTGCACTCGGAGGCGGCGCACCGCATCGAGCTGTGCCTGCTGCACGAGGACGGCTCGGAGACCGCGGTCGAGCTGCGCGAGACCGACGCGTTCGTGCGCCACGCGTACCTGCCGGGGGTCATGCCCGGCCAGCGCTACGGCTTCAGGGTGCACGGCCCGTACGCGCCGGAGCACGGCCGCCGCTGCAATTCGGCCAAGCTGCTGCTCGACCCGTACGCACGCGCGGTCAGCGGCTCGATCGACTGGAACGAGTCGGTCTACGGCTACCACTTCGGCAGACCCGACTCGCGCAACGACCTGGACTCGGCACCCCACACGATGACGTCCGTCGTGGTCAACCCGTACTTCGACTGGGGCGACGACCGCCGCCCGCGCACCGACTACCACCGCACGGTGATCTACGAGGCCCATGTCAAGGGCCTGACGATGCTTCACCCCGAGCTGCCGCCGGAGCTGCGCGGCACCTACGCGGGCCTCGCCCACCCCGCCGTGATCTCGCACCTGACGGAACTGGGCGTGACGGCGCTCGAGTTGATGCCGGTCCACCAGTTCGTCAACGACCACCGGCTGGTGGACGCCGGGCTGAACAACTACTGGGGCTACAACACGATCGGCTTCTTCGCCCCGCACAACGCGTACGCCTCGTGGGGCGACCGCGGTGAGCAGGTGCTGGAGTTCAAGCAGGCGGTGAAGGCGCTCCACCAGGCGGGCATCGAGGTCATCCTCGACGTCGTGTACAACCACACGGCGGAGGGCAACCACCTCGGGCCGACGCTCTCCTTCCGCGGCCTGGACAACGAGTCGTACTACCGGCTGACCGACGACCGCCGGTACTACATGGACACCACCGGCACCGGGAACTCCCTCCTGATGCGCAGCCCGCACGTCCTCCAGATGATCATGGACTCGCTGCGCTACTGGGTGACCGAGATGCACGTCGACGGCTTCCGCTTCGACCTGGCGGCCACCCTGGCCCGCCAGTTCCACGAGGTGGACCGGCTCTCCTCGTTCTTCGACCTGGTCCAGCAGGACCCCGTCGTCAGCCAGGTCAAGCTGATCGCCGAGCCGTGGGACGTGGGCGAGGGCGGCTACCAGGTCGGCAACTTCCCGCCGCTGTGGACCGAGTGGAACGGCAAGTACCGCGACTGCGTGCGGGACATGTGGCGCGGCGAGCCGCGCACGCTGGCAGAGTTCGCCTCCCGGCTGACCGGGTCGTCCGACCTGTACCAGGACGACGGGCGCCGGCCGCTCGCCTCGATCAACTTCACCACCTGCCACGACGGGTTCACCCTGCACGACCTGGTCTCCTACAACGACAAGCACAACGAGGCGAACGGCGAGAACAACCGCGACGGCGAGAGCCACAACCGCTCCTGGAACTGCGGCGCCGAGGGCGAGACCGAGGACGCCGGGGTGCGGGAGCTGCGCGAGCGCCAGATGCGCAACTTCATCGCGACCCTGATGCTCTCCCAGGGCGTGCCGATGCTCAGTCACGGCGACGAGTTCGCCCGCACCCAGGGCGGGAACAACAACGCCTACTGCCAGGACAACGAGATCGCGTGGGTGCGCTGGCCCGATCCGGCCGAGGACGAGGAGGGGTCGCTGCTCGCCTTCACCAAGACCATGGTGTGGCTGCGGCGCGACCATCCCGTCTTCCGGCGGCGGCGCTTCTTCCACGGCCGCCCGGTGGAGGGCACCCACGACGAGCTCACCGACATCGCCTGGTTCACGCCGAAGGGCGAGGAGATGGTCCAGCGCGACTGGCAGGCCGCCCACGCCAAGGCCCTGACGGTGTTCCTGAACGGCCACGCCATCTCCGAGCCGGGGCCGCGGGGCGAGCGCATCGCCGACGACTCCTTCCTGCTGATGTTCAACGCGAGCGCGGACGATCTGGACTTCGTCGTTCCGGTGAACCACGGGGACGCGTGGCAGGTGGTGGTGGACACCGCCCGCGCCGAGGGCGTCCCGCCGGGCAACGGCCCGAAGGTGGCCGCCGGGGAGGTGCTCCCGCTGACGGGGCGGAGTCTGACGGTTCTGCGGCGGCCCGCGTAG
- a CDS encoding SAV2148 family HEPN domain-containing protein, whose protein sequence is MSSGGLELPPGDAGHEGADSAEIPPGAVSLARPIEIGAELDWGAEAWGEVRTRAQRAGRAYIWLNLVEQRLRAVVAAVLRPIYDPVHGEDWVVAAAGPAGQEWVQRAVAVREVSRRKGYLLDPADDNVLSFLTLPQLRELMVQHWPCFEPYFDDRRDVELALDELEVARNVVSRNRALNEAVLAQAERASARLLEILGSGAGVPSADRLPVDAVEDLVGDRYADVVSVHPDRVRLQRQLPAEDLFGGARRVDAIGIGLNLLVQNFSGRRLIRLAESGCRVRLLFLNPASSAVKRRERELGLKKGELSRTVEMNILHVRRVRSRLRDPGAFQIQVFDETPRFTAYLVDGDGPDGLAVVQSYLRRARGMEAPVLVLRGGGRSVVRSGQDSDTGLFQTYREEFESVWADSRPVS, encoded by the coding sequence GTGAGCTCGGGAGGGCTGGAGCTACCCCCAGGTGACGCGGGTCACGAGGGGGCGGACTCCGCCGAGATCCCGCCAGGAGCGGTCTCGCTCGCGCGGCCGATCGAGATCGGCGCGGAGCTCGACTGGGGGGCGGAAGCCTGGGGCGAGGTGCGGACGCGCGCCCAGCGGGCCGGACGGGCCTACATCTGGCTGAATCTGGTGGAACAGCGGCTGCGGGCCGTCGTCGCGGCGGTGCTGCGGCCCATCTACGACCCCGTCCACGGCGAGGACTGGGTCGTCGCCGCGGCCGGCCCGGCCGGCCAGGAATGGGTGCAGCGGGCCGTCGCGGTCCGCGAGGTGTCACGCCGCAAGGGCTACCTCCTCGATCCGGCGGACGACAACGTGCTGTCCTTCCTCACGCTCCCGCAGCTGCGCGAGCTGATGGTGCAGCACTGGCCCTGCTTCGAGCCGTACTTCGACGACCGGCGCGACGTCGAGCTCGCCCTCGACGAGCTGGAGGTCGCCCGCAACGTCGTGTCGCGCAACCGCGCCCTGAACGAGGCCGTCCTCGCCCAGGCGGAACGCGCCTCGGCACGGCTGCTGGAGATACTCGGCAGCGGCGCCGGCGTCCCGTCCGCCGACCGGCTGCCGGTCGATGCGGTCGAGGACCTCGTCGGCGACCGGTACGCCGACGTCGTCTCCGTCCACCCCGACCGCGTCAGACTCCAGCGCCAGCTGCCCGCCGAGGACCTGTTCGGCGGCGCGCGGCGGGTCGACGCGATCGGCATAGGCCTGAACCTGCTGGTGCAGAACTTCTCCGGCCGCCGGCTCATCCGGCTGGCCGAGTCCGGCTGCCGGGTCCGGCTGCTCTTCCTCAACCCCGCGAGCAGCGCCGTGAAGCGGCGCGAGCGGGAACTCGGCCTCAAGAAAGGCGAACTGAGCCGCACGGTCGAGATGAACATCCTCCACGTGCGCCGCGTGCGGTCCCGGCTGAGGGACCCCGGCGCCTTCCAGATCCAGGTCTTCGACGAGACCCCCCGCTTCACCGCCTATCTGGTCGACGGCGACGGCCCCGACGGGCTCGCCGTCGTCCAGTCCTATCTGCGCAGGGCCCGCGGCATGGAGGCGCCCGTGCTGGTGCTGCGCGGCGGCGGGCGCTCCGTCGTCCGGTCCGGCCAGGACAGCGACACCGGTCTCTTCCAGACATATCGCGAGGAGTTCGAGTCGGTCTGGGCCGACTCCCGTCCCGTCTCCTGA
- a CDS encoding 3'-5' exonuclease — protein sequence MSWHGGTLVGFDLETTGTDPLDARIVTAAVVELRDGEQVRAHGWLADPGIRIPAQASAIHGVSNERAAAEGRPAREVAEEIAQVLTGHWEQGVPVVAYNAAFDLTLLSAELRRHGLPSLGERLGGPPTGPVVDPLTIDRAVDRYRKGKRTLEAVCAEYGVVLDRAHRADADALAAVLVARAIAERHPAVAALAPDVLHERQVRWYSQWAASFQDFLRGKGDPAAVIDGSWPLRAPVAVTGA from the coding sequence ATGTCCTGGCACGGGGGCACACTGGTCGGATTCGATCTGGAGACGACCGGCACCGATCCGCTCGACGCCCGCATCGTGACGGCCGCCGTCGTCGAACTGCGCGACGGCGAGCAGGTGCGGGCGCACGGCTGGCTGGCCGACCCGGGGATACGCATCCCCGCCCAGGCCTCGGCCATCCACGGCGTCAGCAACGAGCGCGCGGCGGCGGAGGGCCGGCCGGCCCGGGAGGTCGCCGAGGAGATCGCGCAGGTGCTCACCGGCCACTGGGAGCAGGGCGTTCCGGTCGTCGCCTACAACGCGGCGTTCGACCTCACACTGCTCTCCGCCGAACTGCGGCGCCACGGGCTCCCCTCCCTCGGCGAGCGGCTGGGCGGCCCGCCGACGGGCCCGGTCGTCGACCCGCTCACGATCGACCGCGCCGTCGACCGGTACCGCAAGGGCAAGCGCACCCTGGAGGCGGTCTGTGCCGAGTACGGCGTGGTGCTCGACCGGGCGCACCGTGCGGACGCGGACGCGCTCGCCGCGGTGCTCGTGGCCCGTGCGATAGCCGAGCGGCACCCGGCGGTGGCCGCACTCGCGCCGGACGTGCTGCACGAGCGCCAGGTGAGGTGGTACTCCCAGTGGGCCGCCTCGTTCCAGGACTTCCTGCGCGGGAAGGGCGATCCGGCGGCGGTGATCGACGGCTCCTGGCCGCTGCGGGCGCCGGTGGCCGTCACCGGAGCCTGA
- a CDS encoding aminoglycoside phosphotransferase family protein, producing MDGTRARDVLAAAGFGAAPGAELLALGENAVFAVGDLVVKIGRDAELLPRAERELAVARWLEAEGVPAVRAAEDAPRLVEGHPVTVWHRLPEAVRPAGPEDLARLLRMVHALPAPPFELPRRELLGGVERWLRLAGDAIDPADVEYLRGRRDGFAKAAAALVPHLPPGPIHGDALPRNVHVGPGGPVLVDLETVSSDLREHDLVVMALSRDRYGLDPAAYDAFTGTYGWDVRAWDGCAVLRGARETASCAWVAQHAPSNPGALAEFRRRVASLRDEDTAARWHPF from the coding sequence ATGGACGGGACACGGGCACGGGACGTACTGGCGGCGGCGGGCTTCGGCGCCGCGCCGGGGGCGGAGCTGCTGGCGCTCGGCGAGAACGCCGTCTTCGCGGTCGGCGACCTGGTGGTCAAGATCGGCAGGGACGCCGAACTGCTCCCCCGGGCCGAGCGGGAACTCGCCGTGGCGCGGTGGCTGGAGGCGGAGGGCGTGCCCGCGGTGCGGGCGGCCGAGGACGCGCCCCGGCTCGTCGAGGGCCACCCGGTCACCGTGTGGCACCGGCTTCCCGAAGCCGTGCGTCCGGCCGGGCCCGAGGATCTCGCCCGGCTGCTCCGGATGGTGCACGCGCTGCCCGCTCCGCCCTTCGAACTGCCCCGGCGGGAACTGCTGGGCGGGGTTGAGCGGTGGCTGCGGCTGGCCGGCGACGCGATCGACCCCGCCGACGTCGAGTACCTGCGGGGACGGCGGGACGGCTTCGCCAAGGCCGCGGCCGCCCTCGTCCCGCATCTGCCGCCGGGCCCCATCCACGGCGACGCGCTCCCCCGCAACGTCCATGTGGGCCCCGGCGGACCGGTGCTGGTGGACCTGGAGACCGTCTCCTCGGACCTGCGCGAGCACGATCTGGTGGTCATGGCGCTCTCCCGCGACCGGTACGGGCTCGACCCCGCCGCGTACGACGCCTTCACCGGGACGTACGGCTGGGACGTGCGCGCGTGGGACGGCTGCGCCGTGCTGCGCGGGGCGCGCGAGACGGCCAGTTGCGCATGGGTGGCCCAGCACGCGCCCTCCAACCCGGGGGCGCTCGCGGAGTTCCGCCGCCGGGTGGCATCGCTGCGGGACGAGGACACCGCTGCCCGCTGGCACCCGTTCTGA
- a CDS encoding carbohydrate ABC transporter permease yields MTSSTARAGARRRTDHGAWFLVLPALLPILLLSVGPLLYGIALAFTDSQAGRTEPTQWVGTLNFQDLLHDTLFWDSFRIGLLWAVGVTVPQFLLALGLALLLDQRLRLRWLARALAIIPWAMPEVVVGIMWRLVYNPDAGILNETLRDLGLGDGRDWLTGLATALPAVILVGVWAGMPQTTVALLAGLQNTPGELHEAAALDGAGAWRRFRTVTWPAIRPVALAITALNFIWNFNSFALVYVLTSGGPGGRTRLPMLFAYEEAFRYGQFGYAAAMGCVMVAVVSVMLAFYLVGRLRGGDDA; encoded by the coding sequence GTGACATCGTCGACCGCACGAGCGGGGGCCAGGCGCCGGACGGACCACGGCGCATGGTTCCTGGTGCTGCCGGCGCTCCTGCCGATCCTCCTGCTCAGCGTCGGCCCCCTGCTGTACGGGATCGCCCTCGCCTTCACCGACTCCCAGGCGGGACGCACCGAGCCGACCCAGTGGGTCGGGACGCTCAACTTCCAGGACCTCCTCCACGACACCCTGTTCTGGGACTCCTTCCGCATCGGCCTGCTCTGGGCGGTCGGGGTGACCGTCCCGCAGTTCCTGCTCGCGCTCGGACTCGCCCTGCTGCTCGACCAGCGCCTGCGGCTGCGCTGGCTGGCCCGCGCGCTGGCGATCATTCCGTGGGCGATGCCCGAGGTCGTGGTCGGCATCATGTGGCGGCTGGTCTACAACCCGGACGCGGGCATCCTCAACGAGACCCTCCGCGACCTGGGGCTGGGCGACGGGCGGGACTGGCTGACCGGCCTGGCCACCGCGCTGCCCGCCGTGATCCTGGTGGGCGTCTGGGCGGGCATGCCGCAGACCACCGTCGCCCTCCTCGCCGGCCTCCAGAACACACCGGGCGAGCTGCACGAGGCCGCGGCGCTCGACGGCGCGGGCGCCTGGCGCCGGTTCCGTACGGTCACCTGGCCCGCGATCAGACCCGTGGCGCTCGCGATCACGGCCCTGAATTTTATTTGGAACTTCAATTCGTTCGCCCTGGTGTACGTGCTCACCAGCGGCGGGCCCGGCGGGCGGACACGGCTGCCCATGCTCTTCGCCTACGAGGAGGCCTTCCGCTACGGCCAGTTCGGCTACGCGGCGGCCATGGGCTGCGTCATGGTCGCCGTCGTGTCGGTGATGCTCGCCTTCTACCTGGTGGGACGGCTCCGAGGAGGCGACGACGCATGA